A genomic segment from Chthoniobacterales bacterium encodes:
- a CDS encoding PDZ domain-containing protein has product MIPLRPFVLLVAFVLGIGTVAAQTSPAPIAPSLPSEKSLVRVNSTNQAYNFVRPWSKRRPTTRRGIGVVIEGGKVLVTAELIANHSYVELERPASSGKIAAEVERVDYESNLAILAPQDPKFLAGTEPVKLADAIQVGTKINVVQLESTGAVALTPGVITTITVSGYPADGISLLAYRLSAPLQYRDNSFTMPVFVGDRLAGLLMRYDTRSQSADIIPDAVISNFLTRASRQPYEGFPRAGIAFAPTRDPQFRHYLGMTPEQTGVYVSAVSHGSAAEKAGLEKGDVIMRVGDGDVDEDGNTTHPAYGKIPFSYLVSTASLPGGKLPIRILRDGKTLTLDLPLEPRDPATVISEPEILDRAPRYYILGGLVFQELSRPYLREWGSSWRTDAPPRLVYLDEFQDELPPDRGKIVILSQVLPADTTLGYDNVETSVVEKINGRDIRSLEDVAEASKHPEGEFDKIELESNAGVLYLNAADVANSARQLKDSYGLPALDNLSDPATKVAP; this is encoded by the coding sequence ATGATCCCGCTTCGCCCCTTCGTCCTGCTCGTTGCGTTCGTCCTCGGGATCGGCACTGTCGCCGCACAGACCTCCCCCGCCCCGATCGCGCCTTCCCTGCCGTCGGAGAAGTCGCTCGTGCGGGTCAACTCCACGAACCAGGCCTACAACTTCGTCCGCCCCTGGAGCAAACGTCGCCCCACCACCCGCCGCGGCATCGGCGTCGTCATCGAGGGCGGCAAGGTGCTCGTCACCGCCGAACTCATTGCCAACCACTCCTACGTCGAGCTGGAACGTCCCGCGAGCTCCGGAAAGATCGCCGCCGAGGTCGAACGCGTAGACTACGAATCGAACCTCGCCATCCTCGCGCCGCAGGACCCGAAATTCCTCGCCGGCACCGAGCCGGTGAAGCTGGCGGACGCCATCCAGGTCGGCACGAAGATCAACGTCGTCCAGCTCGAGAGCACCGGCGCCGTCGCGCTCACGCCCGGCGTCATCACCACGATCACCGTCTCCGGCTATCCCGCCGATGGCATTTCCCTCCTCGCCTACCGCCTCAGCGCTCCGCTCCAGTATCGCGACAACAGCTTCACGATGCCCGTCTTCGTCGGCGACCGCCTCGCGGGCCTGCTCATGCGCTACGACACGCGCTCGCAATCCGCCGACATCATTCCCGACGCCGTCATCTCGAACTTTCTCACGCGCGCCAGCCGACAGCCCTACGAGGGCTTTCCTCGCGCCGGCATCGCCTTCGCGCCGACCCGCGATCCGCAGTTTCGCCACTATCTGGGCATGACCCCCGAGCAAACCGGCGTCTACGTTTCCGCGGTCTCTCACGGCAGCGCGGCGGAAAAGGCCGGCCTCGAGAAAGGCGATGTCATTATGCGCGTTGGCGACGGCGACGTGGACGAGGACGGCAACACCACGCATCCCGCCTACGGCAAGATCCCTTTCAGCTACCTCGTTTCCACCGCCAGCCTGCCAGGTGGCAAGCTGCCCATTCGCATTCTTCGCGACGGCAAGACCCTCACCCTCGATCTCCCGCTCGAGCCGCGCGATCCCGCCACCGTCATCAGCGAGCCCGAAATCCTCGATCGCGCTCCCCGCTACTACATCCTCGGAGGCCTCGTTTTTCAGGAACTCTCGCGCCCCTACCTTCGCGAATGGGGCAGCAGCTGGCGAACGGACGCGCCACCGCGCCTCGTTTACCTCGACGAGTTTCAGGACGAGCTCCCGCCGGACCGCGGCAAGATCGTGATCCTCAGCCAGGTCCTCCCGGCCGACACCACGCTCGGCTACGACAATGTGGAAACCTCCGTCGTCGAAAAGATCAACGGTCGGGATATCCGCAGCCTCGAGGACGTCGCCGAAGCGTCCAAGCACCCCGAAGGCGAATTCGACAAGATCGAGCTCGAGTCCAACGCTGGCGTTCTCTACCTGAACGCCGCCGATGTCGCGAACTCGGCCAGGCAGTTGAAAGATTCCTACGGCCTCCCCGCCCTCGACAATCTCAGCGACCCGGCCACCAAGGTCGCGCCCTGA